In the genome of Ostrinia nubilalis chromosome 30, ilOstNubi1.1, whole genome shotgun sequence, one region contains:
- the LOC135085859 gene encoding uncharacterized protein LOC135085859 has product MSCPLPLQLSYSSLLKRERERNRRERERERNRREREREKQEGESERETGERNRRERVEGERRDASIRLRLILLGASHLAPDVSSGCLRKYAASQRSAQSQEDGAAAGSGERERGEREEGERREGERERRERERRGEREGERKERERDRERRDRGGREEERKKRGRERERNRRERERDRNRRDRVRERNRRERRRERGEREEGEREREEGEEGEREREIGGREREREIGGRERQRNRREREREKQEGERERERNRRERRERERNRRERERNRRERER; this is encoded by the exons ATGTCCTGCCCGTTGCCTCTTCAGCTCTCTTATTCGTCGCTTCTTAA GAGGGAGAGAGAAAGAAAcaggagggagagagagagagagagaaacaggagggagagagagagagagaaacaggagggagagagtgagagagaaaCAGGAGAGAGAAACAGGAGGGAGAGAGTGGAGGGAGAGAGGAGAGA CGCGTCTATCCGCTTGCGACTCATTCTCTTGGGCGCGTCGCACTTGGCGCCCGACGTCTCGAGCGGGTGCTTGCGCAAGTACGCGGCCAGCCAGCGCAGTGCGCAGTCGCAGGAGGACGGCGCGGCCGCCGGCAgcggagagagagagagaggagaGAGGGAGGAGGGAGAAAGGAGAgaaggagagagagagaggagggagagagagaggaggggagagagagagggagagagaaaggagagagagagagatagagaAAGGAGAGATAGAGGAGGGAGAGAGGAAGAGAGAAAgaagagagggagagagagagagagaaacaggagggagagagagagagacagaaaCAGGAGGGATAGAGTGAGAGAGAGAAACAGGAGGgagaga AGGAGAGAGAGAGGAGAGAGAgaggagggagagagagagagagaggagggagaggagggagagagagagagagaaataggagggagagagagagagagagaaatagGAGGGAGAGAGAGACAGAGAAACcggagggagagagagagagagaaacaggagggagagagagagagagagagaaacaggagggagaga agagagagagagagaaacaggagggagagagagagaaacaggagggagagagagaga